In the genome of Deinococcus deserti VCD115, one region contains:
- a CDS encoding TetR/AcrR family transcriptional regulator, with amino-acid sequence MTEPSKPRREQILDSASRLFSERGYHATSMRDLAGELGMQGGSLYAHISGKEELLIEIVNQASAQFDTALFYLRDDPRPAADKLREAMHRHIRVVADNMDSATVFFHEWKHLSPDAYARVTSWRDTIDQFYRDLVTQGIEQGQFRADLDPKMTANLILSAVNWAYTWYRPGGQMTPRDVADQYADMLLGGLLVPQRGEGS; translated from the coding sequence ATGACTGAACCCAGCAAACCCCGCCGCGAACAGATTCTCGACTCCGCCAGCCGCCTGTTTTCCGAGCGGGGCTATCACGCCACCAGCATGCGGGATCTGGCCGGCGAGCTCGGCATGCAGGGCGGCAGCCTGTACGCGCACATCAGCGGCAAGGAAGAGCTGCTGATCGAGATCGTCAATCAGGCGTCGGCACAGTTCGACACGGCACTGTTTTACCTGCGTGACGACCCCCGCCCGGCGGCCGACAAGCTGCGGGAAGCGATGCACCGCCATATCCGGGTCGTGGCCGACAACATGGACAGCGCCACCGTGTTTTTCCACGAGTGGAAGCACCTGTCGCCTGACGCTTACGCCCGCGTGACCAGCTGGCGCGACACCATCGATCAGTTTTACCGCGATCTGGTCACCCAGGGCATAGAGCAGGGGCAGTTCCGCGCGGACCTTGATCCCAAAATGACCGCCAACCTGATTCTGTCCGCAGTGAACTGGGCCTACACCTGGTACCGGCCCGGCGGCCAGATGACTCCGCGCGACGTGGCCGACCAGTATGCCGACATGCTCTTGGGGGGTCTGCTGGTCCCTCAGCGCGGAGAAGGGTCGTGA
- a CDS encoding pyridoxal phosphate-dependent aminotransferase, producing MTSTPSTLPDGPQDTALPGVRPAVRAVPAYPFTPADVPIKLDQNENPYDFPAELKAEATRRMMERAWNRYPDLHADTLRARVAAYEGWDAGGVVLTPGSNVLIKILTELAGINQTVLTVRPTFSVYTLEASLLGASLVQVPLNEDFSLPVEGLKAALAANPPGVLYITQPHAPTGFVDGVDAVRELVEAARGWVVVIDEAYHEYSDTDYRALVRAHPNALSLRTFSKAWGLAGIRAGYALTSPELAENLQKLVSAFTMNTLTQCALEVALEQPAYVRQRVQEGVRERQRVLDALQAHPTCQALPSQGNFFLLRTPDPQVAYETLLSHGIVIRRQDNLPGLQGCLRIAIGTPAENDALIQAVQALH from the coding sequence ATGACTTCGACGCCTTCTACCCTGCCGGACGGCCCGCAGGACACGGCCCTGCCCGGCGTGCGCCCGGCGGTGCGTGCCGTGCCTGCCTATCCGTTTACCCCGGCGGACGTGCCGATCAAACTCGACCAGAACGAGAACCCCTACGACTTTCCAGCCGAGCTGAAGGCCGAGGCCACCCGCCGCATGATGGAGCGTGCCTGGAACCGCTACCCGGACCTGCACGCCGATACGCTGCGCGCCCGTGTGGCTGCCTATGAGGGCTGGGACGCAGGCGGTGTGGTACTCACGCCGGGCAGCAACGTGCTGATCAAGATCCTGACCGAGCTGGCTGGAATCAACCAGACGGTCCTGACAGTCAGGCCGACATTCAGTGTATATACCCTGGAAGCTTCGCTGCTGGGCGCCAGTCTGGTGCAGGTCCCGCTGAACGAGGACTTTTCCCTGCCGGTCGAAGGGCTCAAGGCTGCCCTGGCGGCGAACCCACCCGGCGTGTTGTACATCACGCAGCCACACGCTCCAACCGGATTTGTAGACGGTGTAGATGCAGTGCGGGAGCTGGTCGAGGCTGCCCGCGGCTGGGTGGTCGTGATAGATGAGGCCTATCACGAGTACAGCGACACCGATTACCGCGCCCTGGTCCGCGCCCATCCCAATGCGCTGAGCCTGCGCACCTTCAGCAAGGCCTGGGGACTGGCCGGCATCCGCGCCGGCTACGCGCTGACCAGTCCTGAGCTGGCTGAGAACCTGCAGAAACTGGTTTCGGCCTTCACCATGAATACCCTGACCCAGTGCGCGCTGGAAGTTGCCCTGGAGCAGCCCGCCTACGTGCGCCAGCGCGTTCAGGAAGGCGTGCGCGAGCGCCAGCGGGTGCTGGACGCCCTCCAGGCTCACCCCACCTGTCAGGCACTGCCCAGCCAGGGCAACTTTTTCCTGCTGCGTACGCCAGACCCACAGGTCGCCTACGAAACGTTACTCTCGCACGGCATCGTGATCCGCCGTCAGGACAACCTGCCCGGCCTTCAGGGCTGCCTGCGGATCGCCATCGGCACTCCTGCCGAAAACGACGCTCTGATCCAGGCCGTGCAGGCCCTGCACTAG
- a CDS encoding YkgJ family cysteine cluster protein, which yields MSWPQRFIAPPEFAPRSPVVAGCTACGACCSAPDIHALQKPLGVPCAHLGSGCLCAVYATRPAVCRNYQPDWVCGEVAPLPTLEARIQRFLEIYGLEAEAGALERRSDTAG from the coding sequence GTGTCCTGGCCCCAGCGCTTTATCGCCCCGCCGGAGTTTGCTCCGCGCAGTCCGGTTGTGGCGGGCTGCACTGCGTGCGGGGCCTGCTGCTCGGCACCCGACATTCACGCCCTGCAAAAGCCGCTTGGCGTCCCCTGTGCCCATCTGGGCTCAGGGTGCCTGTGCGCCGTTTATGCCACGCGTCCGGCTGTGTGCCGCAACTACCAACCCGACTGGGTCTGTGGCGAGGTGGCGCCGCTTCCGACACTGGAGGCCCGGATACAGCGCTTTCTGGAAATCTATGGCCTGGAAGCTGAGGCCGGGGCGTTGGAACGGAGATCAGATACAGCAGGCTGA